A window from Vulcanimicrobium alpinum encodes these proteins:
- a CDS encoding phosphotransferase family protein, with the protein MSAGLPADPETIEIRSEEQLDTTRLEPYLRAHLEGAEGPLAVRQFGGGHANLTYLMRFGEREFVLRRPPLGPVPAGAHDMRREHRVLSTLWRGYPLAPRSFLLCTDHAIIGADFFVMERRHGIGLRETIPEPWAHRPDVLRGIGESLVDDLAALHAVDPASVGLGELGKPEGFVERQLNGWIDRWYKALTADVGPAEPFTGWLRQTMPRQRRVALLHNDYKLDNTLRDAANPARTVAVLDWDMCTRGEPLMDLGYLLALWAENTDPPGWIHGRMPTWLDGFPTRREAADRYARASGAEIDDLHWYVVFSVFRYAVILQQIYIRYVRGQTHDERFRNFGSAVNQLTERGLALIEQGSI; encoded by the coding sequence ATGAGCGCGGGCCTCCCCGCCGATCCCGAAACGATCGAGATCCGCAGCGAAGAGCAGCTCGACACGACGCGGCTCGAACCGTACCTGCGCGCGCATCTCGAGGGCGCCGAGGGGCCGCTCGCGGTGCGCCAGTTCGGCGGCGGCCACGCCAACCTGACGTATCTGATGCGCTTCGGCGAGCGCGAGTTCGTCCTGCGGCGGCCGCCGCTGGGACCGGTGCCGGCCGGCGCGCACGACATGCGGCGTGAACATCGCGTGCTCTCGACGCTCTGGCGCGGCTACCCGCTCGCGCCGCGCAGCTTTCTGCTGTGCACCGATCACGCGATCATCGGCGCGGACTTTTTCGTGATGGAGCGCCGTCACGGCATCGGCCTGCGCGAAACGATCCCCGAACCCTGGGCGCATCGCCCGGACGTGCTGCGGGGCATCGGCGAGTCGCTCGTCGACGACCTTGCCGCGCTGCACGCCGTCGATCCCGCGAGCGTCGGCCTGGGCGAGCTCGGCAAACCCGAAGGCTTCGTCGAGCGCCAGCTCAACGGCTGGATCGACCGCTGGTACAAGGCGCTCACCGCCGACGTCGGTCCGGCCGAACCGTTCACCGGCTGGCTGCGTCAGACGATGCCGCGTCAGCGCCGCGTCGCGCTGCTGCACAACGACTACAAGCTCGACAACACGCTGCGCGACGCGGCGAATCCCGCGCGCACGGTCGCGGTGCTCGATTGGGATATGTGCACGCGCGGTGAACCGCTGATGGATCTGGGCTATCTGCTCGCGCTGTGGGCGGAGAACACCGATCCGCCCGGCTGGATTCACGGCCGCATGCCGACCTGGCTCGACGGGTTTCCGACGCGGCGCGAAGCTGCCGACCGCTATGCGCGCGCGAGCGGTGCGGAAATCGACGACCTGCATTGGTATGTCGTGTTCAGCGTCTTCCGCTACGCGGTGATCCTGCAGCAGATCTATATCCGCTACGTGCGCGGACAGACGCACGACGAGCGGTTCCGCAATTTCGGCAGCGCGGTGAATCAGCTCACCGAGCGCGGCCTCGCGCTCATCGAGCAGGGATCGATCTAA